The Amblyomma americanum isolate KBUSLIRL-KWMA chromosome 3, ASM5285725v1, whole genome shotgun sequence genome window below encodes:
- the LOC144124784 gene encoding uncharacterized protein LOC144124784 has protein sequence MQMFIFLVLLAVTTTLDAAIVQEAGGIEGEKVWKDVNPAALAKAGKTVETLGKLLQGDVSMNTAEERDSVLDAINALSLTGEETDEHSLILLIAKAIAIGAVTGAASAGIKHAVEKAAAKREG, from the exons ATGCAGATGTTCATTTTTCTGGTCCTTTTGGCTGTTACTACAACATTAG ATGCGGCTATTGT ACAAGAAGCAGGAGGCATTGAAGGGGAGAAGGTTTGGAAAG ATGTCAATCCAGCTGCCCTGGCTAAAGCCGGAAAGACAGTGGAAACCCTTGGAAAGCTCCTCCAGGGCGACGTTTCTATGAACACGGCTGAAGAGCGAGACAGTGTGCTGGACGCCATCAATGCCCTGAGCCTCACGGGGGAAGAAACCGACGAGCACTCTCTCATTTTGCTCATTGCCAAAGCCATTGCAATCGGAGCCGTGACGGGTGCAGCATCGGCCGGTATTAAGCACGCTGTGGAAAAGGCAGCGGCGAAGCGAGAAGGCTAA